Proteins from a single region of Phycisphaeraceae bacterium D3-23:
- a CDS encoding ATP-binding cassette domain-containing protein gives MTATATATSHTIPATEGNPLLSVKHLKTYFPVKRGLLRTQVGNVKAVDDVSFDVGHRETLGLVGESGCGKSTVGRSILRLIPATDGSVHFQGEDVLDAPASRMKQLRREMQIIFQDPGGSLNPRMTVGRIVGEPLSVHRICSGSEQQDRVATLLKKVGLQPDHIYRYPHEFSGGQKQRIGIARALALEPEFIVCDEPVSALDVSVQSQVLNLMADLQEEFGLSYLFIAHNLAVVEHFCDRIAVMYLGKIVEIADRDTLYHNPMHPYTRALLSAAPNPDPNQNKRRIMLLGDVPSPISYFKDELAGRSHSITADEKAELDAQREEGVEYVTRASLLDRPPLKEVPGEPGHFVSTHGFK, from the coding sequence ATGACCGCAACCGCCACCGCAACGTCACACACTATCCCCGCCACCGAAGGCAACCCCCTGCTCTCGGTCAAGCACCTCAAGACCTACTTCCCCGTCAAACGCGGCCTCCTCCGCACCCAGGTCGGCAACGTCAAGGCCGTCGACGACGTCTCCTTCGACGTCGGACACCGCGAGACCCTCGGCCTCGTCGGCGAGTCGGGCTGCGGCAAGTCCACCGTCGGCCGATCCATCCTCCGGCTCATCCCCGCCACCGACGGCAGCGTCCACTTCCAGGGCGAAGACGTCCTCGACGCACCGGCCTCCCGCATGAAGCAGCTGCGACGCGAGATGCAGATCATCTTCCAGGACCCCGGCGGCTCGCTCAACCCCCGCATGACCGTCGGCCGAATTGTCGGCGAACCCCTCAGCGTCCACCGCATCTGCTCGGGCAGCGAACAACAAGACCGCGTCGCCACCCTGCTCAAAAAGGTCGGCCTCCAGCCCGACCACATCTACCGCTACCCCCACGAGTTCTCCGGCGGCCAAAAACAACGCATCGGCATCGCCCGCGCGCTCGCCCTCGAACCCGAGTTCATCGTCTGCGACGAGCCCGTCTCCGCGCTCGACGTCTCGGTCCAGTCGCAGGTCCTCAACCTCATGGCCGACCTCCAGGAAGAGTTCGGCCTGAGCTACCTCTTCATCGCGCACAACCTCGCCGTCGTCGAGCACTTCTGCGACCGCATCGCCGTGATGTACCTGGGCAAGATCGTCGAGATCGCCGACCGCGACACGCTCTACCACAACCCGATGCACCCGTACACAAGGGCGCTCCTCTCGGCCGCGCCCAACCCCGACCCCAACCAGAACAAGCGGCGCATCATGCTGCTGGGCGATGTGCCAAGCCCCATCAGCTACTTCAAAGACGAGCTCGCCGGCCGGAGCCACTCGATCACCGCCGACGAAAAAGCCGAGCTAGACGCCCAGCGCGAAGAAGGTGTCGAATACGTCACCCGCGCGTCCCTGCTCGACCGCCCGCCGCTCAAAGAAGTCCCTGGCGAACCGGGCCACTTCGTGAGCACGCACGGGTTTAAGTAA
- a CDS encoding TIGR01777 family oxidoreductase, producing the protein MTEITIKSVLVAGGTGFLGRAVARHLVAKGYSVTILSRNEPGGEYAGRWLRWDGRTVGADWLAALDGAAAVVNLAGRTVDCRKTPDRCDEILRSREDSVHAIGEAMKQCEQPPPVWVQAGTAHIYGDPPDKVCDESTTPGYGLAPFVAERWEDAFSTALPADTRGVVLRTSFVIGNTGGALPVLTRLAKLMLGGTIGNGRQWISWLHIEDFCRIVERAITDDRMQGVYNVTSPKPATNREFMRKLRRATGRPIGVPAPSWLVRLAAAMLLDTDPELVLFGRNIAPQRLNDMGYGFAFPSLDAALADLLAR; encoded by the coding sequence ATGACAGAAATAACTATCAAAAGCGTCCTCGTCGCCGGCGGGACCGGGTTCCTCGGGCGGGCCGTGGCGCGCCATCTCGTGGCCAAGGGGTACAGCGTGACGATCCTGTCGCGTAACGAACCGGGCGGGGAGTACGCCGGCCGATGGCTTCGCTGGGACGGGCGGACGGTGGGCGCCGACTGGCTCGCGGCGCTCGACGGCGCGGCGGCGGTGGTCAACCTCGCGGGGCGGACGGTGGACTGCCGCAAGACGCCCGACCGGTGCGACGAGATCCTGCGCTCGCGCGAAGACAGCGTGCATGCGATCGGCGAAGCGATGAAGCAGTGCGAGCAGCCGCCGCCCGTGTGGGTTCAGGCGGGTACCGCGCATATCTACGGCGATCCGCCGGATAAGGTCTGCGACGAAAGCACCACACCCGGCTACGGCCTCGCGCCGTTCGTTGCGGAGCGCTGGGAAGACGCATTTAGCACCGCCCTGCCCGCCGACACGCGCGGCGTCGTCCTCCGTACCAGCTTCGTCATCGGCAACACCGGCGGCGCGCTGCCCGTCCTCACCCGCCTCGCAAAGCTCATGCTCGGCGGGACGATCGGGAACGGCCGACAATGGATCAGTTGGCTGCACATCGAAGACTTCTGCCGCATCGTCGAACGCGCGATCACCGACGATCGGATGCAAGGCGTCTACAACGTCACCTCACCTAAGCCCGCGACCAACCGCGAATTCATGCGCAAGCTCCGCCGCGCAACGGGTCGGCCGATCGGCGTGCCCGCGCCGAGCTGGCTGGTACGGCTCGCCGCAGCGATGCTGCTCGACACCGACCCGGAGCTCGTGCTCTTTGGGCGCAACATCGCCCCGCAGCGCCTCAACGACATGGGCTACGGCTTTGCGTTCCCTTCGCTCGACGCGGCGCTGGCGGACCTGCTGGCACGGTAA
- a CDS encoding Gfo/Idh/MocA family oxidoreductase codes for MVLLMGCSVPARAQPTAEPEPVPAAAAPPVRVVVIGATHAHVHWVLNEAARGRDDFELVGVYEPDEDLAGRLLRQHNLDPAIHFTDLDAMFDQTDPEAACLFGSIFDHREHTIFAAERGAHVMVEKPLAVSMEHARAMADAAEQHGVHLLTNYETTWYPSNHAVRAMAEDGTLGELRRIVVHMGHPGPREIGCSEEFLAWLTDPVLNGGGALTDFGCYGANLATWLMDGQRPVAVTAVTQQIKPDVYPNVDDEATIVIEYPDAVAIVQASWNWTVNRKDIAVYGTADYVQTIGNSGTRLGDLGGAADDAESHPPLAEPTHDPFAYLAAVARGELEPGGLSGVENNLLVVEILDAARKSAAEGVRVELAGPGE; via the coding sequence TTGGTCTTGCTCATGGGCTGCTCGGTGCCGGCGCGGGCCCAGCCGACCGCCGAGCCCGAGCCCGTGCCCGCCGCCGCCGCGCCGCCCGTGCGGGTCGTCGTGATCGGCGCGACCCACGCCCACGTCCACTGGGTCTTGAACGAGGCCGCGCGCGGCCGCGACGACTTCGAGCTCGTCGGCGTCTACGAGCCCGACGAAGACCTCGCGGGCCGGCTCCTCCGCCAGCATAATCTCGACCCGGCGATCCACTTCACCGACCTGGACGCCATGTTCGACCAAACCGACCCCGAGGCCGCGTGCCTGTTTGGCAGCATCTTCGACCACCGCGAACACACGATCTTCGCCGCCGAGCGCGGCGCGCATGTCATGGTCGAAAAACCCCTGGCGGTCAGCATGGAACACGCCCGCGCGATGGCGGACGCGGCCGAGCAGCACGGCGTCCACCTGCTGACCAACTACGAGACGACGTGGTACCCGAGCAACCACGCGGTGCGCGCGATGGCTGAAGACGGCACGCTCGGCGAGCTGCGACGCATCGTCGTCCACATGGGCCACCCCGGCCCGCGCGAGATCGGGTGCAGTGAGGAGTTCCTCGCCTGGCTCACCGACCCGGTCTTGAACGGCGGCGGGGCGCTGACCGACTTCGGCTGCTACGGAGCGAACCTCGCGACCTGGCTGATGGACGGCCAGCGCCCCGTCGCGGTCACGGCCGTGACCCAGCAGATCAAGCCGGACGTGTATCCGAACGTCGACGACGAGGCGACGATCGTGATCGAGTACCCCGACGCGGTCGCGATCGTGCAGGCGTCGTGGAACTGGACCGTCAACCGCAAAGACATCGCGGTCTACGGCACGGCCGACTACGTGCAAACGATCGGCAACAGCGGCACGCGCTTAGGCGACCTCGGCGGCGCGGCCGACGACGCCGAATCGCACCCGCCGCTGGCCGAGCCCACGCACGACCCGTTCGCCTACCTCGCGGCCGTGGCGCGCGGCGAACTCGAACCCGGCGGCTTGTCGGGCGTCGAAAACAACCTACTGGTCGTCGAAATCCTCGACGCGGCAAGGAAGTCCGCGGCGGAAGGGGTGCGGGTGGAGTTGGCGGGGCCGGGGGAGTAG
- the rpsP gene encoding 30S ribosomal protein S16 encodes MVRIRMKRFGRTHAPTYRLCAMDKRSPRNGRAIEELGYYHPCNKNEDEQVKLNEERIKYWLSVGAQPSKTAANLMKKHGIDPTPGKKA; translated from the coding sequence ATGGTCCGCATCCGAATGAAACGCTTTGGCCGAACCCACGCCCCGACCTATCGCCTGTGCGCGATGGACAAGCGCTCGCCCCGCAACGGCCGGGCGATCGAGGAGCTGGGCTACTACCACCCGTGCAACAAGAACGAAGACGAGCAGGTCAAGCTCAACGAAGAGCGCATCAAGTACTGGCTGAGCGTCGGTGCCCAGCCCAGCAAGACCGCCGCGAACCTGATGAAGAAGCACGGCATCGACCCCACGCCGGGGAAGAAGGCGTGA
- the trmD gene encoding tRNA (guanosine(37)-N1)-methyltransferase TrmD translates to MRIDVVTLFPGMFDSVLGSSILKRAAQPVANPADAGVIREPVVSYHLHDPRAYSTDKHGKVDQSPYGGGPGMVLQCQPIFDCVVAAEAQQPELKATRIVMTPKGAPLTQPMAEHLAKQERLLIIAGHYEGFDQRVLDELEPIEVSVGDYVLTGGELPAMVLIDAVVRLLPGALGDSDSSHHDSFSPGSANDAGQRLLDHPHYTRPAEWRGRDVPEVLLSGDHGKIAAWRKERALELTQARRPDLLRSDPLTDNEPRPSGSGPACASNSGTGSAPSRPPLVVLRDMLPGDADAIDAVLRAAFPSDDEARLVRTLREQGDLPIELVAEVGGNIVGHVAFSPVTVAPTPDAGGQAFSNPHFRALALAPLAVHPHHQRRGIGHALASLGLRTCDDARIAGVFVLGEPGYYAALGFEPAEPLGYTNPFGGGDAFRVRLFNQAEPAVGAVQYAPAFDALGA, encoded by the coding sequence ATGCGCATCGACGTCGTCACCCTGTTCCCCGGCATGTTCGACTCGGTCCTCGGGTCGAGCATCCTGAAACGCGCGGCGCAGCCTGTGGCGAACCCCGCCGACGCGGGCGTTATCCGGGAGCCGGTCGTGTCGTACCACCTGCACGACCCGCGCGCGTACTCGACGGATAAGCACGGCAAGGTGGACCAGTCGCCCTACGGCGGCGGGCCGGGCATGGTGCTGCAGTGTCAGCCGATCTTTGATTGCGTCGTCGCGGCCGAGGCGCAGCAGCCCGAGTTGAAGGCGACGCGCATCGTGATGACGCCCAAGGGGGCCCCGCTGACCCAGCCGATGGCGGAGCATCTTGCGAAGCAGGAACGTCTGCTCATCATTGCCGGGCACTACGAGGGGTTCGACCAGCGTGTGCTCGATGAGCTTGAGCCGATCGAGGTGAGCGTGGGCGACTACGTCCTCACCGGCGGCGAGCTGCCCGCGATGGTGCTGATCGACGCGGTGGTGCGTCTGCTGCCGGGGGCGCTGGGCGATAGCGACTCGTCACACCACGACAGCTTCTCGCCGGGCAGTGCAAACGACGCGGGCCAACGCCTGCTCGACCACCCGCACTACACCCGGCCGGCCGAGTGGCGCGGGCGCGATGTGCCGGAGGTCCTGCTGTCCGGGGACCACGGCAAGATCGCGGCGTGGCGGAAAGAGCGTGCGCTAGAGCTGACGCAGGCGCGGCGGCCTGACTTGTTGCGATCAGATCCCTTGACCGACAACGAGCCGCGACCGTCAGGGAGCGGACCTGCGTGTGCGTCAAACTCGGGCACAGGGTCCGCTCCCTCACGGCCGCCGCTCGTTGTTTTACGTGATATGCTGCCCGGCGATGCGGACGCGATCGACGCGGTACTGCGGGCCGCATTCCCCAGCGACGATGAAGCAAGACTCGTCCGCACGCTGCGCGAGCAAGGCGACCTCCCCATCGAACTCGTCGCGGAGGTTGGCGGCAATATCGTCGGGCACGTCGCGTTCAGCCCCGTGACGGTCGCACCAACACCGGATGCGGGCGGGCAAGCGTTCAGCAACCCGCACTTCCGCGCACTCGCGCTCGCACCCCTGGCCGTCCACCCCCACCACCAGCGGCGCGGCATCGGCCACGCGCTGGCAAGCCTCGGGCTGCGCACCTGCGACGACGCGCGCATCGCCGGGGTCTTCGTACTCGGCGAGCCCGGCTACTACGCCGCGCTGGGCTTTGAACCCGCCGAGCCGCTGGGCTACACCAACCCGTTCGGCGGCGGCGACGCCTTCCGCGTCCGTCTGTTCAACCAGGCCGAGCCCGCGGTCGGGGCGGTCCAATACGCCCCGGCGTTCGACGCGCTGGGTGCGTAG
- a CDS encoding SDR family oxidoreductase has protein sequence MFDLTGQVAVVIGGTGVLCGEMARGLCAAGAHSVLVGRDENKAQQHLDVIASTGTGSASFEKCDVADRDALQSLCDRVAKQHGRIDILINGAGINAATPFVDIPGDELDRLIDINFKAVVRACQVFGKYFLEQGTPASIINVGSASGVTPLSRVFIYSATKAAVHNLSKNLAREWAEQGIRVNTLVPGFIPAEQNKKVLTPERTASIMGHTPMNRFGKPEELTGAVLLLASQAGSFITGSELVVDGGFNAMTI, from the coding sequence ATGTTTGACTTGACCGGCCAGGTCGCCGTGGTCATCGGCGGGACCGGCGTCCTCTGCGGCGAGATGGCGCGCGGGCTCTGCGCGGCCGGGGCGCACAGCGTGCTTGTCGGCCGGGACGAGAACAAGGCCCAGCAACACCTCGACGTGATCGCCTCGACGGGCACAGGGTCCGCGTCGTTTGAAAAATGCGACGTCGCCGACCGCGATGCGCTCCAGTCCCTCTGCGACCGCGTCGCCAAGCAGCACGGCCGGATCGACATCCTCATCAACGGCGCGGGCATCAACGCCGCGACGCCCTTCGTCGACATCCCCGGCGACGAGCTCGACCGCCTCATCGACATCAACTTCAAGGCCGTCGTCCGCGCCTGCCAGGTGTTCGGCAAGTACTTCCTCGAACAGGGCACCCCCGCGTCGATCATCAACGTCGGCTCGGCGTCGGGGGTCACGCCGCTAAGCCGGGTGTTCATCTACTCGGCGACGAAGGCCGCGGTCCACAACCTGAGCAAGAACCTCGCGCGTGAATGGGCAGAGCAGGGCATCCGCGTCAACACGCTCGTGCCCGGCTTCATCCCCGCCGAGCAGAACAAAAAAGTCCTCACCCCCGAACGCACCGCAAGCATCATGGGCCACACGCCGATGAATCGCTTTGGCAAACCCGAAGAACTCACCGGCGCGGTGCTGCTGCTCGCGTCGCAGGCCGGGAGCTTTATCACCGGCAGCGAGCTCGTCGTCGACGGCGGGTTCAACGCGATGACGATTTAG
- a CDS encoding gluconokinase yields MVYIIMGVSGCGKTTVGEVLAERLGVAFYDADGYHPDANRRKMAAGTPLNDMDRRPWLENLAEHIVQWNAEGDAVLACSALKQSYRNIMGRRGGVRYIYLQGSRDVIAQRLDDRTGHFFPADLLDSQFADLEPPTNAVVVAVDQPINAQVEQIVGAIGVGHA; encoded by the coding sequence ATGGTCTACATCATCATGGGCGTCAGCGGTTGCGGGAAGACAACGGTCGGCGAGGTGCTCGCCGAGCGGCTGGGCGTCGCGTTCTACGACGCGGACGGCTACCACCCGGACGCGAACCGTCGGAAGATGGCGGCCGGGACACCGCTCAACGACATGGACCGTCGGCCGTGGCTGGAGAACCTGGCCGAGCACATCGTGCAGTGGAACGCGGAAGGCGATGCGGTGCTCGCGTGCTCGGCGCTCAAGCAGTCCTACCGCAACATCATGGGCCGGCGCGGCGGCGTGCGGTACATCTACCTGCAGGGCTCACGCGACGTGATCGCCCAGCGCCTCGACGACCGCACGGGCCATTTCTTCCCCGCCGACCTGCTCGACTCGCAGTTTGCCGACCTCGAACCGCCGACGAACGCCGTCGTCGTCGCCGTCGATCAGCCGATCAACGCGCAGGTCGAGCAGATCGTCGGCGCGATCGGGGTCGGCCATGCCTAA
- a CDS encoding lactate racemase domain-containing protein, with translation MPKYLSVGGAGSAIDRAALEAHLDTLIDRLITQPGAERLLIVPPDITRLNSRAGEITAYLWDKLHETVHIDILPALGTHKPMTPGQCEKLFGPTVPFDRVIAHDWRNDLAPLGEVSAQRMGELSGGRFAEPMRVAINKRLMEGGYDRILSIGQVVPHEVIGMANYTKNIMIGVGGKDTIDKSHFLGAVCGMESIMGQADTPVRRALNGAYDTLVRDRLPITFILTVIGDSADGLVMRGLYAGDGDDTFEQAAALSKQVNFDVLDAPIKRCVVYLDPDEFHSTWLGNKAIYRTRMAMADDGELIVLAPAVNTFGEDADIDTLIRKHGYRGTPGTLQALDQDADLAGNLSAAAHLIHGSTEGRFTVTYCTTDALPREAIEQVGYQHRDYADAVKQYPPEQLGHSAGWHTDADGEPFFYIPNPALGLWAARARLS, from the coding sequence ATGCCTAAGTACCTTAGCGTCGGCGGCGCGGGCTCGGCCATCGACCGCGCCGCCCTCGAAGCACACCTGGACACGCTGATCGATCGGCTGATCACACAGCCCGGCGCGGAGCGCCTGCTCATCGTCCCGCCCGACATCACCCGGCTCAATTCACGGGCCGGGGAGATCACCGCGTATCTCTGGGACAAGCTGCACGAGACGGTCCACATCGACATCCTCCCCGCGCTGGGCACGCACAAGCCGATGACCCCCGGACAATGTGAGAAGCTGTTTGGTCCGACAGTGCCTTTTGACCGGGTGATCGCGCACGACTGGCGCAACGACCTCGCGCCTCTGGGCGAAGTCTCGGCCCAGCGCATGGGCGAGCTCTCCGGCGGCCGATTCGCGGAGCCGATGCGGGTCGCCATCAACAAACGCCTGATGGAGGGCGGCTACGACCGCATCCTCTCCATCGGCCAGGTCGTCCCGCACGAAGTCATCGGGATGGCGAATTACACGAAGAACATCATGATCGGTGTGGGCGGCAAGGACACGATCGACAAGTCGCACTTCCTCGGCGCGGTGTGCGGCATGGAGTCGATCATGGGCCAGGCCGACACCCCGGTGCGCCGCGCGCTCAACGGCGCGTACGACACGTTGGTGCGCGACCGACTGCCGATCACGTTCATCCTGACCGTCATCGGCGACAGCGCGGACGGGCTCGTGATGCGCGGGCTCTATGCGGGTGATGGGGACGACACGTTTGAGCAGGCGGCCGCGCTGAGTAAGCAAGTGAACTTCGATGTGCTCGACGCCCCGATCAAGCGATGCGTCGTGTACCTCGACCCCGACGAGTTCCACTCGACCTGGCTGGGCAACAAGGCGATCTACCGGACGCGCATGGCGATGGCGGACGATGGCGAGCTCATCGTCCTCGCCCCGGCGGTCAACACCTTCGGCGAAGACGCCGACATCGACACGCTCATCCGAAAGCACGGCTACCGCGGCACCCCCGGAACCTTGCAGGCGTTAGATCAAGACGCCGACCTGGCGGGCAACCTCTCGGCCGCGGCGCACCTGATCCACGGATCGACCGAGGGCCGGTTCACCGTCACCTACTGCACGACCGACGCCCTGCCGCGCGAAGCGATCGAGCAGGTCGGCTATCAACACCGCGACTACGCCGACGCCGTGAAACAATACCCGCCCGAACAACTCGGCCACTCCGCCGGTTGGCACACCGACGCCGACGGCGAACCGTTCTTCTACATCCCCAACCCGGCGCTGGGACTGTGGGCGGCGCGGGCGCGCTTGTCGTAA